One segment of Saprospiraceae bacterium DNA contains the following:
- a CDS encoding 2-oxo acid dehydrogenase subunit E2, with the protein MARVELVMPKMGESIMEATILKWRKKPGDRIELDEPVLDIATDKVDSEVPSPVEGVLLEILFQENDVVPINKVIAIIETEAANAQPAASPATAQATATNGAQPQPATGSESASRAASAQSVPADAGALGRQSSSEGRFYSPLVRTIAKQEQIGQAELDRIPGTGQDGRVTKKDILAYVASRGSGQQQPVSSQPPVQAPAAQPQRPAVSIEGNVEIVEMDRMRKLIAEHMVMSKQTSPHVTSFVEVDVTNLVNWRNRVKDEFKKKYGENITFTPIFIEAVARAIRDFPMINISVDGTRLIVKKDINIGMAAALPTGNLIVPVIKNADFLNLAGLAKQVNDLANRARQNQLKPDEIQGGTFTLTNVGTFGNVMGTPIINQPQVAIMATGAIRKKPAVLETEYGDVIAVRQMMFLSMSYDHRVVDGSLGGSFIRRVGDYLEQFDVNRAV; encoded by the coding sequence ATGGCTCGCGTAGAACTTGTGATGCCCAAAATGGGCGAAAGCATCATGGAAGCCACCATCTTGAAGTGGCGCAAAAAACCCGGCGACCGCATCGAACTCGACGAACCGGTGCTCGATATTGCTACCGACAAGGTGGATAGCGAAGTGCCGTCACCTGTGGAAGGCGTGCTGCTCGAAATCCTCTTTCAGGAAAACGATGTGGTGCCAATCAACAAAGTCATCGCAATTATCGAAACGGAGGCGGCCAACGCTCAGCCCGCTGCCTCGCCTGCCACGGCACAAGCCACAGCGACCAACGGCGCGCAGCCACAGCCTGCCACGGGCAGCGAAAGCGCCAGCAGGGCTGCGAGTGCCCAATCCGTGCCTGCCGATGCCGGGGCGCTGGGGCGGCAGTCCTCGTCGGAAGGGCGTTTCTACTCGCCTTTGGTGCGCACGATAGCCAAGCAGGAGCAAATCGGCCAAGCCGAATTGGACCGCATCCCCGGCACAGGTCAGGATGGTCGCGTCACGAAGAAAGACATACTGGCCTACGTCGCCAGCAGAGGCAGCGGCCAGCAGCAGCCCGTAAGCAGCCAACCGCCAGTGCAAGCCCCCGCCGCACAGCCTCAGCGCCCAGCGGTCAGCATCGAGGGGAACGTGGAAATCGTGGAGATGGATAGGATGCGCAAGCTCATCGCCGAACACATGGTGATGAGCAAGCAAACCAGCCCGCACGTCACCTCGTTCGTGGAGGTGGATGTGACCAATCTCGTGAACTGGCGCAACCGCGTGAAGGACGAGTTCAAGAAAAAGTATGGCGAGAATATCACGTTCACGCCTATTTTCATCGAAGCGGTCGCTCGTGCCATCCGCGATTTCCCGATGATAAACATCTCGGTGGACGGCACGCGCCTCATCGTGAAAAAGGACATCAATATTGGTATGGCTGCCGCGTTGCCAACGGGCAATCTCATCGTGCCCGTCATAAAAAACGCCGACTTTCTAAATCTCGCGGGCCTTGCCAAGCAGGTGAACGACTTGGCGAACCGCGCGCGCCAGAACCAACTCAAACCGGACGAGATTCAGGGCGGCACTTTCACCCTCACCAATGTGGGCACTTTTGGCAATGTGATGGGCACCCCCATCATCAATCAGCCGCAAGTGGCCATCATGGCGACGGGGGCGATTCGCAAAAAGCCTGCGGTGCTTGAGACGGAGTATGGCGATGTGATTGCCGTGCGCCAGATGATGTTCCTCTCCATGTCCTACGACCACCGTGTGGTGGACGGCAGCTTGGGCGGCTCCTTCATTCGTCGAGTGGGCGATTATCTGGAGCAGTTTGATGTGAATAGAGCGGTTTAG
- a CDS encoding ROK family protein, whose amino-acid sequence MPNTQQAIPLPSGQVNGHAPLWGLDLGGTKIEGVILESRHNPKVLHRLRIPTESGKGYEHIVNQVAKLVEMLAAESGLRPSHIGIGHPGTLDPNTGTIKNANTTALNGRPFNVDLEQKIGVPVRLANDANCFAVAEALLGKVPAAVPNAEVVFGVIMGTGVGGGWVIHGKVINGRQGIGGEWGHNFLDESGGPCYCGRTGCVETVISGPALERYYEKLTARHLPLRDIAKAAETGTDEAAAQTMERLTHFFGKAIAVVINIMDPDAIVLGGGVGNIERLYTDGVAEAKKYLFNTRIDTVFLKPELGDSAGVFGAALL is encoded by the coding sequence ATGCCGAACACACAACAAGCAATCCCGCTTCCTTCAGGTCAGGTCAACGGGCACGCCCCGCTCTGGGGACTCGACCTCGGCGGCACCAAAATAGAAGGTGTCATACTCGAAAGCCGCCACAACCCAAAGGTGTTGCACCGCCTGCGCATCCCCACAGAGTCGGGCAAAGGCTACGAACACATCGTCAATCAAGTCGCCAAGTTGGTGGAAATGCTCGCTGCCGAGTCTGGCTTGCGGCCCTCCCACATCGGCATCGGGCATCCGGGCACCCTCGACCCCAATACCGGCACGATTAAAAACGCCAACACCACCGCCCTGAACGGGCGCCCCTTCAACGTGGATTTGGAGCAAAAAATCGGCGTACCGGTTCGTTTGGCCAACGATGCCAACTGCTTCGCCGTGGCAGAGGCCCTGCTGGGGAAAGTGCCGGCCGCCGTGCCAAATGCGGAAGTCGTGTTTGGCGTCATCATGGGCACGGGGGTCGGCGGCGGCTGGGTTATACATGGGAAAGTCATCAACGGGCGGCAAGGCATCGGCGGCGAATGGGGGCACAATTTTCTCGACGAGAGTGGAGGCCCTTGCTACTGCGGGCGCACAGGCTGCGTCGAGACCGTGATTTCTGGCCCAGCTTTGGAGCGTTATTATGAAAAACTGACGGCGCGACACTTGCCCCTGCGCGACATCGCAAAAGCCGCCGAGACTGGAACTGACGAGGCTGCCGCCCAAACGATGGAGCGCCTCACTCACTTTTTTGGCAAAGCCATCGCCGTCGTCATCAACATCATGGACCCCGATGCCATCGTGCTCGGCGGCGGCGTGGGCAATATCGAGCGCCTTTACACCGACGGTGTGGCCGAAGCAAAAAAATACCTGTTCAACACGCGCATTGACACCGTTTTCCTGAAACCCGAACTCGGCGACAGCGCAGGCGTGTTCGGCGCGGCTTTGCTCTAA
- a CDS encoding L-rhamnose mutarotase, which yields MQRFCLALDLKPDPVLIAEYEDYHRAVWPEILESIRAAGIERLEIYRVGERLFMLLEADDHFSFEKKAALDAANPKVQEWETLMWQYQQALPSAKPGEKWVPMERIFEI from the coding sequence ATGCAACGATTTTGCCTCGCGCTCGACCTCAAACCCGACCCCGTCCTCATAGCCGAATACGAGGACTACCACCGCGCCGTGTGGCCCGAAATACTCGAGAGCATTCGGGCGGCGGGCATCGAGCGGTTGGAAATTTACCGCGTGGGGGAAAGGCTCTTCATGCTCTTGGAGGCCGACGACCATTTTTCTTTTGAAAAAAAAGCCGCGCTCGATGCCGCCAATCCGAAAGTGCAAGAATGGGAAACACTCATGTGGCAATACCAACAAGCATTGCCCTCAGCCAAGCCCGGGGAAAAATGGGTGCCGATGGAGCGGATTTTTGAAATCTAA
- a CDS encoding RidA family protein — MSLSEKIDAPSAPKPVGLYPHARRVGNLLFLSGIGPRDPATDGVPGLKRSPAGNYMEFDFEAQVHSVFRNVQAVLEDSGARWEDLVDVTVFLVNMERDFHTFNRIYAEYFKDSQPCRTTVGIDSLPTPIAIELKCIAVISG, encoded by the coding sequence ATGTCTCTTTCCGAAAAGATTGACGCTCCCTCTGCTCCCAAACCCGTCGGCCTGTATCCTCACGCACGCCGTGTGGGCAACCTTTTGTTTCTCTCCGGCATTGGCCCACGTGACCCGGCGACGGACGGCGTGCCGGGCCTGAAACGCTCTCCGGCAGGCAACTATATGGAATTTGACTTTGAAGCACAGGTGCACTCGGTATTCCGCAACGTGCAGGCCGTATTGGAAGACAGTGGCGCCCGATGGGAGGATTTGGTGGACGTGACGGTGTTTCTCGTCAACATGGAGCGCGATTTTCACACGTTCAATCGCATCTACGCCGAGTATTTCAAGGATAGTCAGCCCTGTCGCACCACAGTGGGCATTGACAGCCTGCCTACGCCGATTGCGATTGAGTTGAAGTGTATTGCCGTGATTTCGGGCTAA
- a CDS encoding HAD family phosphatase, whose protein sequence is MQSVKNVIFDFGNVLFDLELSNIERHLKQLFGENFAAAIEKLLNDRVFERYEVGELGTEEFVEAVRFASVPPLHAAQVVAAWNSIFLQMPRERFEMLLRLRARYRVFLLSNINDLHATWIDDYMVREHRIEDFQTRYFDGVYYSHLIRLRKPDREVYEYVLTDAGMVPEECVFFDDLPPNVEAAAALGIRGILHPVGDDIVQAVSRFGLL, encoded by the coding sequence ATGCAGTCTGTAAAAAACGTCATTTTTGATTTCGGAAACGTCCTTTTCGACCTCGAACTATCGAATATCGAGCGTCATTTGAAACAACTTTTTGGGGAAAATTTTGCGGCAGCCATAGAAAAACTCCTGAATGACCGGGTTTTTGAACGCTACGAGGTAGGCGAGCTTGGCACGGAAGAATTCGTGGAAGCCGTTCGTTTTGCCTCCGTTCCGCCGCTTCACGCAGCGCAAGTCGTGGCGGCTTGGAATTCCATCTTCCTTCAAATGCCACGGGAGCGGTTCGAGATGTTGCTGCGTCTTCGAGCACGCTATCGGGTTTTTTTGCTGAGCAACATCAACGACCTGCACGCCACTTGGATTGACGACTACATGGTGCGGGAGCATCGAATCGAAGATTTCCAAACGCGCTATTTCGACGGGGTCTACTACTCGCATCTCATTCGCCTGCGCAAACCCGACAGAGAGGTGTATGAATATGTGCTGACCGATGCCGGGATGGTGCCGGAGGAGTGTGTTTTTTTCGACGACCTGCCCCCCAACGTGGAAGCGGCGGCGGCGTTGGGCATTCGCGGCATTTTGCACCCGGTGGGCGACGACATCGTGCAAGCGGTCAGCCGCTTTGGACTGTTGTAG